Proteins encoded in a region of the Bacillus sp. T3 genome:
- a CDS encoding DUF4177 domain-containing protein — MYEYKYVETSLGGFFSAPTHRETIDAYAAEGWRLIQVLPMEYNGHGKPTSYEIIFERLIQD; from the coding sequence ATGTATGAATATAAATATGTAGAGACTTCGTTGGGAGGATTTTTTTCAGCTCCAACACATAGAGAAACCATTGATGCTTATGCAGCTGAAGGCTGGAGATTAATACAAGTTCTGCCGATGGAATATAATGGTCATGGCAAACCAACATCATATGAGATAATTTTTGAAAGGCTAATTCAAGACTAG
- a CDS encoding cupin domain-containing protein, producing MKISKHNAEHYVWGNICDGWHLVKSDGLSVIHEQMPGNTSEVRHFHKQARQFFFVLSGTATLEVNGEYIILNTHEGVEIPPLTPHQMINDSNNDVEFLVISQPASKGDRVLAEE from the coding sequence ATGAAGATAAGTAAACATAACGCAGAACATTATGTATGGGGAAATATTTGTGACGGCTGGCATTTGGTAAAAAGCGATGGATTAAGTGTCATTCATGAACAGATGCCAGGTAATACTTCAGAGGTAAGGCATTTTCACAAACAAGCACGACAATTTTTCTTTGTTTTATCTGGTACGGCTACGTTAGAAGTTAATGGAGAATACATTATTTTGAACACTCATGAGGGAGTTGAAATTCCACCTCTAACACCACACCAAATGATTAATGACTCAAATAATGATGTTGAATTTTTGGTTATTTCTCAACCTGCAAGTAAAGGTGACAGAGTTTTAGCAGAAGAATAA
- a CDS encoding thiol-disulfide oxidoreductase DCC family protein, which translates to MNNIILFDGLCNFCDHSVQFIIKRDNKAIYKFTSIQSDVGQKILQKYKVPTNVDSLILISNNKYYTKTSAALRICKNLKGGWQLLQCLLIVPKPIRDFFYTILSKNRYKWFGRKESCTIPSPELRKRFL; encoded by the coding sequence GTGAATAACATTATCTTATTTGATGGTCTATGTAATTTTTGTGATCATAGTGTTCAATTTATAATTAAAAGGGATAATAAAGCAATATATAAATTTACTTCCATACAAAGCGATGTTGGGCAGAAAATATTGCAAAAATACAAAGTTCCTACTAATGTAGATAGCTTAATTCTTATTAGTAATAATAAATACTACACAAAAACATCAGCAGCCTTACGAATTTGTAAGAATTTAAAGGGTGGTTGGCAGCTTTTACAATGCTTGTTAATTGTTCCAAAACCAATCCGTGATTTTTTCTATACCATTCTTTCAAAGAATAGATATAAATGGTTTGGGAGGAAAGAAAGTTGCACGATACCGTCTCCCGAGTTAAGAAAAAGATTCTTATAA
- a CDS encoding phospholipase D-like domain-containing protein, whose product MLKKIKKIIQVLLFVFIGTCFILLVWGKIDRTAAEKRMVFDQQPIQYPIRQSNITVYTDGKKLINQYFSDITKAKHYVYINFFSIADDKVSHQFLDLLKQKSQEGVEVYYAVDRLGGILLKEKERELLVKAGVHFTYYNKPAFPYLFSSLDHRNHRRISIIDGRIGYIGGFNIGKKYLGEKVKLGHWRDYHLQIRGEGVQDLIHQFVLDWKKNTEQKIPLHNATKEKGATLHRFTAYYSGEKLGQDYAMLFQRAKKSIIIETPYFILKDKTIWNSLVDARKRGVHVKILFSPHSDALLVKEAAYPYIRKALKQGIEVYGYKKGVLHAKVFLIDETVLMVGTVNFDSRSFHLNEEMNCYIHDPVYISKIKPEINKDIQNSKRVTSSDVNQLSLKEKINEKVAKMIEYYL is encoded by the coding sequence ATGCTGAAAAAGATAAAAAAAATCATTCAAGTACTCCTATTTGTATTTATCGGCACATGTTTCATTCTGCTTGTTTGGGGTAAAATTGACAGAACAGCAGCCGAAAAAAGGATGGTATTTGACCAGCAGCCCATACAATACCCGATTCGCCAAAGTAATATTACTGTGTATACGGACGGGAAAAAGTTAATCAATCAATACTTCTCAGATATAACGAAAGCTAAACATTACGTGTATATCAACTTTTTCTCTATTGCTGATGATAAAGTAAGTCATCAGTTTCTAGATTTATTGAAACAAAAAAGCCAAGAAGGTGTAGAAGTATATTATGCAGTGGACAGGCTAGGTGGAATTTTACTAAAGGAAAAGGAAAGAGAATTATTGGTTAAAGCAGGAGTGCATTTTACGTATTACAATAAGCCTGCTTTTCCTTATCTTTTTTCTTCTTTGGATCATCGGAATCATCGCCGTATTTCAATTATTGATGGAAGGATTGGCTATATTGGTGGATTTAACATAGGTAAGAAGTATTTAGGAGAAAAAGTAAAACTCGGTCATTGGAGAGATTATCATCTTCAGATTCGAGGAGAAGGAGTTCAAGATCTAATACATCAATTTGTATTGGACTGGAAGAAAAACACAGAGCAGAAGATTCCACTACACAACGCGACAAAGGAAAAGGGAGCAACTTTGCATCGATTTACTGCATATTATAGCGGAGAAAAGCTTGGGCAAGATTATGCAATGCTGTTTCAACGAGCAAAAAAGTCCATCATTATAGAAACACCTTATTTTATACTTAAAGACAAAACTATTTGGAACTCATTAGTGGATGCTAGAAAAAGAGGAGTCCATGTTAAAATTCTGTTCTCACCCCATTCGGATGCACTGTTAGTTAAAGAAGCAGCTTATCCATATATTCGAAAAGCATTAAAACAGGGAATCGAAGTATACGGTTATAAAAAGGGAGTGTTACACGCTAAAGTATTCTTGATTGATGAAACGGTATTAATGGTTGGGACCGTAAATTTTGATTCGCGCTCGTTTCATTTAAATGAAGAAATGAACTGTTATATCCATGACCCTGTCTATATTTCAAAAATAAAGCCAGAAATCAATAAAGACATCCAAAATTCAAAACGTGTAACATCCTCTGACGTCAATCAATTATCTTTAAAAGAAAAAATTAATGAAAAAGTTGCAAAAATGATTGAGTATTATTTGTAA
- a CDS encoding phage tail protein, translated as MSYIVNFKNVSTVGLESSPVAEALAGLRANEARYFMNKYKHEFTVVPANESQETLDYVNQILKKERNLEFAAKPLETSRFQVENIKWAFVLYEDGLEVNVLYTVDGPKPKRAVGFKLSEGMEVPKELEGKFKFAKQKSTLAGIIRGSFFVIKGEY; from the coding sequence ATGTCCTATATCGTTAATTTTAAAAATGTTTCTACTGTTGGTTTAGAGTCTTCACCAGTTGCAGAAGCGCTAGCTGGTTTACGTGCTAATGAAGCCCGTTACTTTATGAACAAATACAAGCATGAATTTACCGTTGTGCCTGCTAACGAAAGCCAAGAGACCCTTGATTATGTGAACCAAATTTTAAAGAAAGAACGTAATCTTGAGTTTGCAGCCAAACCTTTAGAAACGTCCCGTTTCCAAGTAGAAAATATCAAATGGGCCTTCGTCTTATATGAAGATGGTCTTGAAGTCAACGTCTTGTATACGGTTGATGGCCCTAAGCCAAAACGGGCCGTTGGTTTTAAGCTTTCTGAAGGGATGGAGGTACCAAAGGAGCTAGAAGGAAAGTTTAAGTTTGCTAAGCAGAAGTCTACTCTAGCGGGAATCATTCGGGGCTCTTTTTTTGTCATTAAAGGAGAATATTAA
- a CDS encoding cation:dicarboxylate symporter family transporter, which translates to MKKFGLASQIFVALVLGIVIGALFHGNETVMAIIAPIGDIFIRLIKMIVVPIVIAALVVSVAGVGDIKKLGKLGGKTLLYFEIVTTIAIAIGLLSANLFHPGSGLDTSNLEKSDISKYEATTQTAESHGFAETIVHIVPKNIFESMAQGDLLPIIFFSVFFGLGIAAIGDKGKPVLGFFEGVLDAMFWVTNQVMKFAPFGVFALIGVTVAKFGIASLVPLGKLVVAVYVTMIIFVFVVLGLIAKMSGTSIFVLMKVLKDELILAFTTASSEAVLPRLMDKMEKFGCPKSITSFVIPTGYTFNLDGSSIYQALASLFVAQMYGINLSLTQQITLLMVLMLTSKGMAGVPGASFVVVLTTLGSMGLPIEGVAFIAGIDRILDMIRTAVNVLGNSLATIVMSKWEGEFDEEKANDYINSTKQANVA; encoded by the coding sequence ATGAAGAAGTTTGGTCTTGCTTCGCAAATTTTTGTTGCACTTGTACTCGGTATTGTTATTGGTGCTTTATTTCATGGTAATGAAACAGTCATGGCCATTATCGCTCCGATTGGCGATATTTTTATTCGTTTAATCAAAATGATTGTGGTCCCGATTGTCATCGCTGCATTAGTGGTTTCAGTAGCGGGAGTTGGCGATATTAAAAAGCTAGGGAAATTAGGGGGAAAGACGCTTCTTTATTTTGAAATTGTCACGACCATTGCGATTGCGATTGGACTGCTTTCGGCAAACTTGTTCCATCCGGGCTCTGGTTTAGATACCAGTAATCTTGAAAAGAGCGATATTTCAAAATACGAGGCGACAACGCAAACAGCTGAAAGTCATGGATTTGCGGAAACGATTGTCCATATTGTGCCGAAAAATATATTTGAATCCATGGCTCAAGGGGATTTGTTGCCAATCATTTTCTTTTCAGTATTTTTTGGACTAGGAATCGCGGCGATAGGGGATAAAGGAAAACCTGTCCTAGGGTTTTTTGAAGGTGTATTGGATGCGATGTTTTGGGTGACAAATCAAGTGATGAAGTTCGCACCATTTGGTGTGTTTGCGCTGATAGGAGTGACTGTTGCTAAATTTGGGATAGCATCACTAGTCCCTTTAGGGAAATTAGTAGTGGCTGTGTATGTAACAATGATAATTTTTGTGTTCGTGGTTCTAGGATTAATTGCAAAAATGTCTGGTACAAGTATTTTTGTTTTAATGAAAGTGTTAAAAGACGAACTAATATTGGCTTTTACAACTGCGAGTTCAGAAGCAGTTTTACCAAGGCTAATGGATAAAATGGAGAAGTTCGGTTGTCCGAAATCGATTACTTCTTTCGTTATTCCAACAGGTTACACGTTTAATTTAGACGGTTCATCCATCTATCAAGCACTTGCTTCACTTTTTGTTGCCCAAATGTATGGGATTAATCTATCGTTGACTCAACAAATAACCTTGTTAATGGTACTAATGTTAACTTCAAAAGGAATGGCCGGTGTTCCGGGTGCATCATTCGTTGTCGTTTTAACAACACTGGGTTCGATGGGATTGCCAATAGAAGGTGTGGCATTTATCGCCGGTATTGATCGCATTTTAGACATGATACGAACAGCGGTTAATGTATTGGGGAATTCTTTAGCGACGATTGTCATGTCAAAGTGGGAAGGTGAATTTGATGAAGAAAAAGCAAATGATTACATTAATTCCACTAAACAGGCAAACGTTGCGTAA
- a CDS encoding VCBS repeat-containing protein: MNYFTHPYTNPYRNQSVHSGIRQNTHILDKQIGDVNGDNIPDLIYLVGEKTENPFYEHIKVAVQDGKTMLWYVIPLDPKYSMAYTPWLILGSFTNSNRNEMMVNLPVGGSGGLTYYYVISFLDNHAEYILGPEQFMTLSDTLGFEVIYMDNYRVLVKSEKLNQSYTLDISSRKKVYEGTVYDKDGKLIKPLEGFVIDLPQLYPIKIDGSVPYKLEAQHDIAGTSHADQLGSIVLYWKYTGNNRSWVLDPEMFFVLLE, encoded by the coding sequence TTGAACTATTTTACCCATCCATACACGAATCCTTATAGGAATCAATCTGTTCATTCAGGAATTAGACAGAATACGCATATACTTGATAAACAAATAGGAGATGTAAATGGCGACAATATACCAGATCTTATTTACCTAGTAGGTGAAAAGACAGAGAATCCTTTTTATGAGCATATAAAAGTTGCCGTCCAGGACGGTAAGACAATGTTGTGGTATGTGATTCCATTGGATCCCAAATACAGTATGGCCTATACTCCATGGCTGATTCTTGGCAGCTTTACTAATTCAAATAGAAATGAAATGATGGTCAATCTGCCTGTGGGCGGAAGCGGGGGACTAACCTATTACTATGTCATATCATTTCTTGATAACCATGCAGAATATATACTTGGACCGGAGCAGTTTATGACACTTTCGGATACATTGGGATTTGAAGTGATCTATATGGATAATTATCGAGTACTTGTTAAAAGTGAAAAACTTAATCAATCTTATACATTGGATATAAGTTCCAGAAAAAAAGTTTATGAAGGCACCGTTTATGACAAGGATGGTAAGCTTATCAAACCTCTAGAAGGGTTTGTCATTGATCTACCCCAGCTGTATCCGATTAAAATAGACGGAAGTGTGCCATATAAGCTAGAAGCGCAGCATGATATAGCAGGAACATCACATGCTGACCAGCTAGGATCAATCGTTTTATACTGGAAATATACAGGAAATAATCGATCCTGGGTTTTAGATCCCGAAATGTTTTTTGTACTGCTTGAGTAA
- a CDS encoding amino acid transporter, with protein MKDENKPFNDVIDHFNKIEGNAANLAKTDVNKLPKPIKYIGYFMIGFITLTILLMIILNLLN; from the coding sequence ATGAAAGATGAAAACAAACCTTTTAATGATGTAATTGACCATTTCAACAAGATTGAAGGCAATGCTGCTAATCTCGCTAAAACTGATGTGAATAAATTGCCAAAACCAATAAAATACATTGGATACTTTATGATTGGTTTCATTACATTAACTATACTGCTAATGATTATTTTAAATCTATTAAATTAA
- a CDS encoding DUF421 domain-containing protein — protein MNETLQIIIRTIIAFFLIMIIARKLGKQTISQMTYHDFVAAITLGSLTANLAFNINLKSWQITASLITYSGIGYLLTWITLNSRKARKFLSGKPTVIIENGKILEQNLKKIKLNLDTLNQELREKNIFDIEEVQYAVLELNGRVSVLLKSEYLPVTRKDLKIFSTSKASFPVELIMDGKIIKKNLKQNELTDEWLYKELYKRGLTLEQVCYAVKSTNGDIFLDLYKDGIQQPIDKE, from the coding sequence ATGAATGAGACTTTACAAATAATAATTAGAACGATTATTGCATTTTTCTTGATAATGATTATTGCTCGTAAACTTGGAAAACAAACCATCTCCCAAATGACTTACCATGATTTTGTTGCTGCAATAACATTAGGTTCACTTACTGCTAATTTAGCTTTTAACATTAATTTAAAATCTTGGCAGATTACAGCATCTTTAATAACGTATAGTGGTATTGGTTATCTTCTTACTTGGATTACCTTAAATAGCCGTAAAGCAAGAAAATTTCTCTCTGGAAAACCCACGGTTATCATTGAAAATGGAAAAATACTGGAACAAAATTTAAAGAAAATTAAATTGAACCTGGATACTTTAAATCAAGAATTAAGGGAAAAGAATATATTTGATATTGAAGAAGTTCAGTACGCAGTACTTGAGCTGAATGGAAGAGTTTCGGTATTACTTAAGTCAGAATATCTTCCAGTCACCCGGAAAGATTTAAAAATTTTCTCAACTAGTAAAGCGTCTTTTCCTGTGGAACTAATAATGGATGGTAAAATAATTAAAAAAAATTTAAAACAAAATGAACTAACTGATGAATGGCTTTACAAAGAACTATATAAGCGGGGATTGACTTTAGAACAAGTATGTTATGCTGTTAAAAGTACGAATGGTGACATTTTTCTCGATCTATATAAAGACGGTATTCAACAACCGATAGATAAAGAATGA